The genomic interval TCTTTGCAGAGGTAGAATTGGAAAATTCTCAGGTTATGTGTAAGTGAAACCCACTGAACTTTTAGCATGGATAGGAGTGCAGTAGGTTTTCTACTAAATGAGTTCAATGTTTGGCATGTAGGTTTGGAGCAGGTTTTTCACAGGTGGAGTTCAGTAATCTCATTCTTGCCTTGCACAAAAAGTGTGGATTGCTCAGGCAGGGTCAGAAGCACCGTGGCAGTAGTGACATTTAACATTGCATACCTGTTTATTTAAATATGGATTCCAACAGGATCCCTAATTGTTGAAGAGTACGATTTAAAACACCTTGAGAATCTAGGAATATATTTACCAAACAAGATGTGCAAAACCTCTTTagaagaaattctaaaattttattgaggGACATAAAAATgagaatctggggcttccctggtggtgcagtgcttgagagtctggcTGCCAatggcaggggacgcgggttcgtaccccagtatgggaagatcccacatgccgcggagcggctgggcccacgagccatggccgctgagcctgcgtgtccggagcctgtgctccgcaacaggagaggccacaacagtgagaggcccgcgtgcagcaaaaaaaaaaaaaaagaatctggcaGGATGTGGATTGTTCATGGACTGAAAAACTCCATACAGTGAATCAGTCAATTATAGTCACTAAATTACAGTCAATGCAATCCCAACTGGCTTTATACTGGAGCTGCACTAGGTTAAAAAATTTATGTGACAATGCAAAAGGTTCAATAATAACCATAACATTTGGAAAAAAGGCAGGCGGACCATGCTACCCGTTGCTATAGTGGATTATAAAACTCCAGTCAACAGGAAAGACAGTGTGGCATTGGCCTGGGGACAGTCATAAGAACAGTGGGGAAAGATGAGCCAGGATCACACCCTGTATTTTTAAGGCAGCAGTTCTGAGCAGTGAATAAAGGACAGTGCTTTAGTACTAAGGGTTGTGGCTGTGTTTTCAGAGGATTTTATAGATGACTGTGAAATCTGACATTATCTGGTGAAGCTAGAGTTTGAAACCCACAGTGAGGAAATTTCCGGACACCAGGATCTatcaaaaatgttcaaaatagctCTGCTGCTAATGGCCAAAATATGGGAACAACTCAAATGGCCACTGCAGTTAGAGGTCATGGATGATTCTTTGGGAACAGGGCAAGAGGGGTGAAAAGCACAAAATAACAAAGGGAaaagaagcaagtcacacaagatatgattccatttataggaagcTCAAAAACAAACTAAAGAATTCTTGATTTGATCATCTACCCTTTCCAAAGGATCGAAGGAGAGAAGCttgtgacttcaggaaggagcatGAAGATTTTCTCAGGTCTCGGCACCTTCCTACTTGGTAATCTGTGTAATGGCTTATTCTCCAAGAATACACAGGTATGTCTTTCATGATCATCTGCATGTATATTTTactccttaaaattatttttaaattatatactaaCAAAGGACAATGTGATACATTGCTCTGCATCACAGCTCCAAGATTATCCCCTGCTAAGGACACTTGGGCCCAGAAACATCATCTCTTGCCCAGAGCCACACACTAGGAACGGGCTGAGCAAGGCTTTCATCCCAGGCCTGTCCCACGAACTGAAATAAATGGACACAATTTTTAGAAACTGTTTATTTTCCATCAACCTATTTCCATTTTAAGAGTTTGTGGAAGAACAGTTTAAGACCACTCAGTGGTTGTTCCTACCCACTCGGTGGCCTGAGCAGTGGGAGCTGCAGACCAGTCTTCAGTGGCAGGCTGAGCACTCCAATCTTCTGTtgagaaaaataccaaaaaacagAGAGAATGCCATCAGCCCCATTCCCATAGTATTTTTGTCACCCCCACCACCAGCAACAATCTGCCTTGCATTCCAACAGATAACACATTTCAAAGGACAAAGACAAAAGACAGAACATTTCAAAAGCACCTGAATTCAACCTGTCAGGTTATTAGCACAGCTATGGCACACCGAGACAAAACCCTTTAATgctagtatgtgtgtgtgtgtgtatatatatagtgtatgtatatgtgtatatacgtataatgtacacatacatacactaagtgccctacatacaaaccttcaagttatGAACTCTCCAAGAGAAAGtgcattcgcatgtccaatcacgtaagttaatTCACATGTCTGTGTACACTGTCATGTGCCtgtatcctctacaagtggttttACTTTTGTGTACTGTACTGCATAGAGCACACAGTTACAGTATCTTtacttcaagcccaggatgtccggaagcaagtgtaaaagcagtggtgatgtagctggtacatACAGTACTATCGAGACATCACTGACTCGTTTTTTCAAGGAGACAGAACTGAATCCAGCAGGGAACCAGACCTGTGCCATCAaggtcaggcgtgagtgaaattacCCTCCACCTCCGATAGTTGATGAcctttcagctctaccatctccctcccacctcctcgccctcctccagtcagtaacacTTCTTGCCTATTCACTCGATACCAatccctgtatgccagctgttgtactgtactataagattaaaatgttttattttttgttttttatgtgttatgTTGTGTGAAgtgttataaacctattacagtatagtactatatagcccattgttagttgggtacctaggctgtgttggacttacgaatgtgctctcagaatggaactcgtttgtatgtacaggatttactgtatacgtatatataaagtgtgcgtatatatatatgcatgtatgtgtgtgtgtgtgtgtgtgtgtgtgtatatatatatatatatatatatatagtgtgtacacacacacacacatgtatgtatgttaCACTGGAAACACAGAAGTTCTAAACCACCAGCCTGATGCCCTTGGATCTTGATACGTACCAGTGGGGAACTGCTGAATAGGCACAGAGGGCACCTGCACACCTTCGGACCAGTCCGCCACCTCAGGCTGAGCAGCAGTGAACTCAGGAGCTGGAGCAGTCCATTCACCCTGAAATTCCTCCTTGGTCACAGCCTTCTCAGCTGCCGCctgctcttccttttcaatctggtttagaaaaaaattttttcgtTTATAGGGACTGACAGACTTTACTGCCAAGCAGCACAGACTAAAGTGTCCAATTTGTTCATGTTACCACAAGCCTTTGTGGAGGAAGCTCACCTCTTCAGGATCTCTGTAGAAGTAGAGATCAGGCATGACCTCCCACGGGTGTTCACGGGAGATGGTGCCACGCATGCGCAGAACTTCCCGGGCAAGCATCCACCACATCAGACCCACTGAGTGCGCTCCCTGCAAGAGTGCCAGGTTATTATAAAGTGATACTCGGCGAACCCCAAACAGCAAGCACCTCCCATTCCACCTAACAGCTGGGTCCCTTGGTACCATGTGAACAGACATGTCTTAGTTTAGAAGTGTCTATAGtatagcagaaactgacacaacattgtaaggcaactacactccaataaaaataagacTTTACTTATTTAACAAGATTATTCCATAACTCtggttctcaaccttgactgCCACATTCTGGAATGAATCATGGGGATTAATCAAGAGTCCACTCTAGACAACAAAATGAATTAACCTGGGGTCAGTGCCTGAACACtggtagtaggaaaaaaaaaaacctttgcctGATTCTTTTGTGTAACCAGTGACAAACCAGACTAATTTGAACCATATGCAACCCACCTTTTTAGGATCTTACATCAGGATACATCAAGTtagtctgaaaacagaaaggccAAGTAATGCCTGAGAGGTCCAGGAGTAAGAAATAAtggagaaaagcagaagaaaacacaggccatttttaaaatgttttttcatctCTCCTTAAAGCTTTCATGTATTAAAATCATACATTTGTAGCAAGTATTACTATCAAACTCCACTCATTGGGCCAGAGACCCTTGTGACGTTAGCGAAAAACTTGCCCCTCATGTAGCACACTACCTACACTTGTGAGTTCATCGGCCAGTGGCCTCAACTCCAAGCTCTAACAATGTGCAGAGGAATGTCTGTCTCTAGAGCACTTATTCTCCAGCTCTAGTTTAGATCATAAAATTGTTACCTTGTTGTTGCATGGGATGGCAATGTCCACATACCGCAGAGGAGAGTCTGTGTTACACAGAGCAATGGTAGGCAGGTTAACGTAAGAGGCCTCTGTGAGAGGCTGGTGGTCAGCCCTGGGATCAGTAACCACCAGAAGTCTTGGCTCCCGGAAGGCTGCCTGGATCTGGTTAGTGAAGGTTCCAGGAGTGAAGCGGCCAGCAATAGGAGTGGCTCCAGTGGCAGCAGCAAACTTCAGCACAGCTCgctagaagaatcaatattaagagttaacaaaaaaaaaaaaaaaaaaagagttaacagtGCTCCAGAGATGGTGCCATCTTGCAGAATTGCAGGAGTTCTGCAATTATAAATGGGTCAACACCAAGTTCTGTAATCACATGAAGCAGCCTATCTAGCCAGAACCTCCCGAAATCCCTTACTCAAAAATGAAACCATCAAATTAAACGTTCAAAACATCCAGTAATTCTTCTATATCCTTCACTTATTACATGAAAAATACTTACAAAATTAGAGCCAAAAAACATGCCAAGCACGGCCCACCCCTAGGCCCTCTGCTGGGGATGCTCTTCCCTCAGGTATCTGAGGCTCACTACTTCCTCACTTCTGCAGGTTCCAGAGCCAACCAGCCTGGTTCAAGTACCAAGCAGGTCACTTACGAGTAACTGGGGCAAGTTACTCACGTGTCTCCAAGTTCCTCATAGAATTGTAAAAATTACACCACGCAGAACAGTGCCCGGCATCCAGTAAGCACTTCTGTACCGGTCTGATTTTGTCATAGCCAACCTATACAGAGCAGGAGTTCACCCACCTTTCTTATCCTCTAACTCTACAGAAAGCTTATTTCCTTCACCCCTTCAAAAACAGACTGCTTTTCTGCTATATTCCAAGCACTCAGCAAGCACTGCCTGGACCAATCTAGATACTCAGTAAATTTTCGCTGAGGGAAGCACGGAGTGGTCACTAAGTTCATTCTACAGCAGTAATTAAAACTGTCAGCCATACATCAAACCACAGAGGTCATCATAAGCCAGCCTCTGGGGAATAACGCCGTTAACATACATCTACAGGGGGTTCCAATCAGGATAGTGGAGTAGAATGACatggaactcacctcctcccacaactacatcaaaaatacatctacaaatggaacaactgtcacagaacacctactgaacactagcagaagacttCAAACACCTGAAAGGGTAAGAAAGATCTCCACATAACTGGGctggacaaaaggaaaaaaaagaggaagcaggatgggaccTGTGCCCCAGGAGGGAGGTGAAGAAGAGGAAAGGCTATCAACACCCTGGGAAGCCCCCTCAACGgtggggagatcagctgggacagaaagggagctcctaaggctcagaggagagcacaacaactgGCTTGTGGTAGGCATAACAGAGAGACCTGCACGTGAGATGCGTGTCCGTTAGtacaggtgggggctgggtgctggttTAGAGGACAGACCCAGAGAGATGACTGGTGTTGGCTGTGCAGAtagcctgaaggggctggagagTGGCACAGCCACAACCAGGACTGTTTGTGGAAAAAGGCCGGGCCCACCACAGAAGGGAAGCGCCACTGTTAAGTGGCATGCGAAAAGAAGTGGGGTCACCAGTGCAGCCTCTTGCAACTGGGACGGGTCTTGCCTAAGCAGCTCTGGGCTTTGTGGGCACGGGCACACGGGGGCTGGGCCAGGGTCTGAGCTGCCTCCTACAGGGGATCCGGGTGTGCGACTACTGCTGTCCTGGcacctgacttcagtggatctgCGTGGGTGGCCTTGTGAAAACAACACCTGAGGGACACCAGGGCTGACCACCAGCATTCCCCGGGTTATGATGGGGCCGAGGGCGGTGCCAACAGCACAATGGGTGACAGGTGGCACCACAGAGCACACTCGCCAGTGAACAGCTCCAGCAGAGAAAGACGCAGtggctcctctcccagtggaAACGCTCCAATCCAGTCTACCTTACGCCGCAGCTCAGCTCTGGGGGCTTCTACTCTATAACAACAACTAGGGAGCACACCCTGCCTCTGACAGGGTAGTGACAACCACAGAGTAAACaacatccagtgcaggctctACTCACCACACCAGTCACACCTCCTGTCAAGGGGATGATGGCCAccatacactgaggaaagaggcagcagGCACCCACAGTAAAAACAGCCCACACCAAAAATGTTAAACCCAAAGAGGCTATACAGTGAcattcccacataaaaatagccctctaagggacctccctggtagcacggtggttaagaatccaccttccaatgcaggggacatgggttcaatccctgctgaGGAAACTAGAtcgatcccacatgcatgccacaactaagagttcgcatgccacaaccaagaccaagaccaaccaaaataaaataagttaaaaaaaaaaaaaaagccctccaaCACCACAGTAGATAACTTTCTCAACTCATAGagcaagagaaatataagtaaaatgcagagacagaggaaccactcccaattaaaagatcaagagaattcccctgaaagaacaaactaCGAAAAAGACCTGAATCTAACAGACATCgagttaaaaaaggaaataatgaaatactgAACAAATTGAGAAAGACTAtcaacagaaatgcagattactatGAAAAGGAACTAGAAATTATTAAGgaagaaccaagaaaaatcagaaaattcattTGCAGGGACAAAAGCTgaactaaaggcaatgaatagcagaatgaataatgcagaagaacatTATGTGTAAGACAGTGATCTATCTTCAGAAGAAAGTGATTTGGAAGATAGAacggaaatcacccaatcagaacagcagacagaaagccaaatgaaaaatgaaagcaatataagggacctatgggataatataaagcattcCAACCTACACATaacagggagaaggagaagagaaaggggattgaaaatctatttgaagaaattatggctgaacacttcccaaacctaaagaaggaaactgatATCCAGGTACAAGAAGCACAGAGcatcccaaacaagataaaccaaAACAGACCTACACCCAGACATAATTAAAATGCCCCCCCAAAAGAATTCTAAAGactgcaagagaaaaataaagagtttattacaagggaacccccataggGCTTTCAGCTCATTGTaggccataagggagtggcaACATATATTcgaagtcctgaaagggaaaaatctgcaactctacccagcaagattatcatttggAATAGGAGAATTtcctcagacaagcaaaaacttaaaagaatacagcaatactaaacctaccctacaGTAAATACTGagaggtcttctctaaatagaaaagaagaatctataggaaagggggaaaaaaaaaatcacagttggaaagtaaatcacttaaataagccagtaaacagattttaaaaagaaataaaaaaatttctcttaaagCGATGATAACCACTtaaagcaaaaggataaacatgaagatgtaaaagaggacatcaaaatcacaaaatgtgggggatgaaagaaaatgtaattttttcttctagaaagcGGGCCtgtatgactaccagtctaagtCAAGTTGATATGGGAAGGGgttaacatatttgaaaaacagggtaaccacaaatcaaaaacacaatagattcacaaaaaccaagaaaacaaaagcacaatacaaaaggaaatcatcaaaccacaaaaggaaaaacaaaaagaaagagacaaataagaaatataaagtcAACaggaaaacaatgtttaaaataccaataaaattaccttaaatgtcaatggactaaatgttccatcAAAAGACAGAACAgcggattaaaaaaaaaagggcctacaatatgctgtctacaagagacacactttaggGCAAATGATACACGTAGACTgcaagtgaggagatggaaaaagatattgcatgcaaacgGAAACGACAACAAAGTGCGGGTCGCAATActcatcagacaaaacagactaaaaaaaaaaggctacataGAAAGATAAAGCAAATGACATATGGTAAAAGGATCAATAAAAGGAGAGGACACTATACTCATCAACAGgtacccaaatacataaaacaaatacagacataaagggagaaactgacaggaaCACACTAataataggagactttaacaccacactcaTATCAATGGACATATCTgggagagagaaaatcaataaggcaccagagatcctaaatgatacaacagaCTTAAGACATTAGAGCCGAaaaagcagaatatacattcttttcaagtgcacacgggACATCCTGAGATTGACCACATACTAGAGCACAAaataagcctcaacaaatttaagagcatAGACATTAttccaagcatcttttctgaccacaactgcATGAAACTAGAATCAACCAtcgaaaaagaaacaagaaaacaacaactGCAtgggagactaaacaacatgctactaagaaACCAGTGGGTCAACAATGGAatccaagaaattaaaaaataccttgagacaggggcttccctggtggcgcagtggttgagagtccgcctgctgatgcaggggacatgggttcgtgccccggtccgagaagatcccacatgccgcagagcggctgggcctgtgagccatggctactgagcctgcgcatctggagcctgtgctcg from Delphinus delphis chromosome 10, mDelDel1.2, whole genome shotgun sequence carries:
- the RPSA gene encoding small ribosomal subunit protein uS2, which produces MSGALDVLQMKEEDVLKFLAAGTHLGGTNLDFQMEQYIYKRKSDGIYIINLKRTWEKLLLAARAIVAIENPADVSVISSRNTGQRAVLKFAAATGATPIAGRFTPGTFTNQIQAAFREPRLLVVTDPRADHQPLTEASYVNLPTIALCNTDSPLRYVDIAIPCNNKGAHSVGLMWWMLAREVLRMRGTISREHPWEVMPDLYFYRDPEEIEKEEQAAAEKAVTKEEFQGEWTAPAPEFTAAQPEVADWSEGVQVPSVPIQQFPTEDWSAQPATEDWSAAPTAQATEWVGTTTEWS